Sequence from the Pecten maximus chromosome 8, xPecMax1.1, whole genome shotgun sequence genome:
TTTTAGTTAAAAGTTTGAGAGTGATGTTatgaataacaatataaatgaaGTTGAAGGATGCATAACGTTTTTTACCTTGATTATCATATGGACATCTACATCATAATTTTGAAGTTCTAAGGTCCATGCTGAACTTTGACTATCATATGGACATTTACATCATAATTTTGAAGTTCTAGGGTCCATGCTGAACTTTAACTATCATATGGACAACTACATCATAATTTTGAAGTTCTAGGGTCCATGCTGAACTTTAACTATCATATGGACAACTACATCATAATTTTGAAGTTCTAGGGTCCATGCTGAACTTTAACTATCATATGGACAACTACATCATAATTTTGAAGTTCTAGGGTCCATGTTGAACTTACCTTGCATATCCCTGCAGTACACACCAAAGGGGTAAAAATGCTTTTGAAGTTTGGTGCCAGAATCTCTATACAGATAGCAAGATCATTCAAGATGTCTGCAAATAACCTGAAACAGGAACCCTAATCTCTCAGATTCAAATCACAATACAGGTGTGTTGACTGGAACTATGGGAGTTAATAAGGACACGGCCAACTTTAGCTGTGTTAAGTTTTAATAAAATTACAAGCTACAGtatttcacaaaatttgcaaaatAATTTCTATCAACTTGTTGGCACAGACGGCAGCCTGTGAgaggttttactgtgggagaaTATTGAAGTACCAGGAGAAAACTCACTTGGTCCGGTAGATGGCCATTTCACCTCCGATTGCAGACTCAACCCTGGTCACCTTGGTGAAATGCAAGTGCATTACCACTAGACCATCCCAAGctttgtacatatttgtatttcaacCTTTGAAtggcattttattttcatatttttaatttacTAAACAATACCAGTAACATCTGAATGGCCACTAATATATCCTTGgtaatgatgttaattaattAGAAGTTGATGAAGCTGTTTCTCTTTACCTCCATCTTTTAGAGTTACAATCCAAGCTAGATCCACGAAGCCAGGCAAATACTATCCTCCCAAGCATCCCAGTTCCATcttggaaaacaaaatgacaaagatggtggtataatattaaatactATGCCAATTTTTATTGCACTATTAAATTAGTTTCCTTAtgcttttattttttgttgctCTTAATGAGTATTCTAAGGttttaatcaaaacaaaccCCTTTccaaattgttatatttatgaATAAGGTATACCATTATGATtttttgaataattaaaaatgaatgCAAATGAActtcttttgaaatttaaaaaaagaaaatagaaaaaaaaacatgcactTCGTTTTGAAATCAAGCTGGATAAGGATATTTCAACCTCGACCTCCTTATTTGGTGTTAGTGAATTGGCCTTATCCCAAAAATTGAATAAGGAAACAACCCTATTGATTTGTTGCAATCCTACATAATACTACTTATACATTAGCAAGTCAAAAATCATATGGGAACCACTTCCAGTCAGGTGACCTAGATGCAAAGAAAAGAAGGCCTTGTTCCTATAAAGGTTTCAACCTTTGAGTATCCAAGTCATAGTTGCAGCCAGAACAGTAGCACTTTCATCACCGACCCCCACTCCTTTCAGTACAGCCTGGGCGGCCAAGGTCCCTGTGATGCTGCTGGCAAAAGCCTGAAAATAACGACGATGATATAGAGTTAGCTACATAATCATTATTACACCATAACTTGTGTCTACTGACATGAAATAAGGGTCAGATAAGGGAGGGTGTGGTAAAGCTGTGTAAGCCTTTAATTGTTACGTGAAAAATTTCACACGAGAATATGATTAATTTATGCACGTGTGCATTCTGTACAATCTTTGATTTATGGGTAAAGCTAAGAGGTAGGGATGTCTTAAAATATAACGAAATTCAGACTTTAAAGACAGACCAATGATGGAGGtataaaatatgcataattgtaggtttaataagCAGCagattctattttttttaattacctgTATTGTGTCCCATATTTGATACTCCAGATAATCCTGACTCACACTCTCGGGGTAACCTTGTGGTAGAAATACAGActgtaaaatataatatcatattatgtATCTTAACTCatgagaatatatatacatgtatacaagtgtGTAGATGGACAATCACAAcaaatatatctacatgtatgtcatctTATATAGAATTCCAGGGGGTTACATGATCATTGGTCATGTTAATGTATGTTATCAAATGAATGATTTACTACTCATAGGAAATGCATGTGTGGCAggattatttttatgtttattttgtatttaaattgttCCGTAATTACCTAGTTGTAATAAGTATTGTTATGTTCaaaatgtaatgttatatcGTTTCGTTATATTCTCGTCCGTCCGTATTCTGTACTGTGGTCAATGGTCAAGTCTTTTGTCTTGCATCATAGAGATACGTACGTTCTTATTGGTCCAATGTTTTGGCGCCAGATCAGTTTTCCTGTCATTGTCAAATTTACAATCGTGACAACCAGAGGTCGGACTGTATTTTTTTGTCGCACTGGCCAAACATTTAATATACAGTCCTGATGTAATATTTTCAAGTCGCTAGTATGACGATACCATGAGTATCTTAGACTTTGTGCCACACGCAGagtctggtatatatatcatcacagCTAGGATATACTTGAATAAATGGTCCGAACTCAACACAGGATTTCGTTTTATCATTTGAGCGGAAACCCAACCTGTAACACATGTGTGAGTAACACAAATTGGAGCAAATGGTAACAGGGATCTGAATGGTAGATTGTGTGTAAACTTATATATGATCATGAGTCATCTCTAGCACTAGCACTAGCACATCATTGTCATATATTTCAGTGAATGTAACATTGGACATTTGGaacaagaaaacatgtattataagCCATTTGGACCTCCTTAAGTGGCCAATCAAACCATGATACATACTTCCAGAGTTTATAATAATGGCATATATGGCGTCAGACAGATACACATATAATTGAAATTGTTTGAATGCACAGGGGGAATAAAAACCCCGCCTTGCCAGTTCACTGCAATTGAGCTCAATTGAAATTCCCTTTTGTATCATGCTGGAAGATGTTCACAATGTGAAAGTTAGTCCAATCATATTTACATGGGTTGTCTATGTTGCTATATTTACAccaaaaaattgttaaaatggCTAAAAATAAAATTGGAGAATACCCCGGTTTAAGCCTATTCAACCAATTCGGTTTATCTCTAATTGATATTAAGAAACGGCAAAAATATCCAACAGTTCTGATGCAAGAAGTATATGCTGTAGAATGGATGTATACACAAAACACGTGGACATCTATTTTTAGACGTTACCCTGAAGAAGTGAGAGACTGTCGTGCCAGTCGGTGACTGGTCAACCACTAATAATCGTCCATCGTCTGTTGACACGTAATTTTTCTTCACACGAGACGAACCATATCCTTCTCTGCATAATACTATGTCGCCCATAACCTTCGTTACACTGCAACAGCAATGTTTATGTGGCTTAGGAGGCTCGGCTTAGGTGACACATCCGTTACATTAATATTGCAGGTGGCGCTGTTAACTTCCTGTTAAATGAAAAGTGAAAGTTAAATTTTATTACTCATACATTATGATAATACATTGCttgaatttcatttatttctatGAAAATAAACCATAATTCATTTTGCTTGgcattaatattttgtattaaataaacCATTCTTCTTTTGTGGATAATCaatattatacattgtttaATCTTGGTCTTTCGAGTGTTTTTTGCAGTAGAAAATTGAAGCGTTCCCGCAACTCAGTAAATCTCCCGTCTGCTAAAAGTTTCATCGCTGCgaaattttgtatcattttcttCAGCATGGtgagatatttttatatactcTAAATATTAAGTCTAGGGGCGAGCTTTCGGGGTTTTCAGTCATCAAATCAGAatttacacaaaaaaaacccaaatattTGGATTAAAACAGGggtttataattataatgggaGTCTTGATCATGACACATAATATGTATCATGATCAAGACTCCTTTTACAGCATATTATGCTGTACTGTAGGTAGCCCACTGTCTCTAGATAATGTTGATCTTAACTCTATTTTAACATTATCGCCATCATTACAAACCTCTTTGAGTTAAATTTTGAACATTACTGTATTAGTAAAACTTAGTGTCTGTCATATGCCTCTGATATTCAGTGATAGTGATAcaaccacagggacttgtcaaATTCCCAGCCCGCGGTCAAAATGTGTCATTCGAAAGTCCAGCAATAActacattatacaatgtagatgatTAGAAACTTTCAATTATTTCTTATCTTTTAATCTGCGACAAATGTCGTACCTGATCatatttagaaaattaaatctgatataaataaaaacaccctaattaattgaaaaataatagCACAAAGGTATACATGTTTAGATctgtatttacaaaatattcattcattttaatGTAACTTTACAGGGGTCAATAATCTAGCCTTAAGATGGATGGAGGTGAACAATCAACAccgaaaaataaaaatgaaaaatgtttagAGCTGGACACCATCATTGACACATTTGATAACTGGCAGTTGGCCATTGTTGATTTGCTGAAGAGGAAAACAGAGTTATCGGAGGAAGCAAAACAATTCAGAACAGACAAGGAAAGAATAGAGAGAAAAAATGCCGAACTTGAAAAAACTGTTTCTGATCTGCAGGGAATGATTGATACTCTGCACAAACAACTTCACACTGTCTGTGACCTGGAAGAAAGCATTAGAAATAGCCAAGAAgaagtaaagaaaaaaacaagtgAGCTCCTTGATGCAAAATCTGAGATACACACTGAAAAAGTGAAACACGCCAAATTAGTTGAAGAGATGCAGGAGGAACATTccaaagaaataaacaaattgatagAAAAACTGAACAGAGAGAAGACCACGGAGGTTGACAAACGTCAGGAAATTATTGAACAGAAAAACGACGAAATTCATCAGATGCAACAAAAAATGGATAAATCCAATACCGAAAAGGAATCTGAAATCCTCAAACTTTCAATGGATTATGAAAACAAGTTGTCAAAACTTAAGCAGAAGACATCAATTCCACCTGCTCAATCCAGTTCATCTAATCAAGAGATTTTCCGGAAGAAACTCCAGCATCTGAAAACGGAATATGATAGGGAAGTGAATCATCTAAAGTACACTATATCAGATCTACAGGAGAAACTCGCGACACAGGGAAATTTGGGCCGAATGCCATTGTCTTCTGGAAAGAAGAGACGAATCTAGAACCaataaaagttataatcatAATATAACTAATTTTATCCAAAATTTATAAAACGTgttattataaaatgattttgtttttggaGATTTCAATAGATGCGAGCAgcaaataaagttatttatttaaCAGTTACATTAgatgtttgttttcatttccttgttttaaattttaaaggcAGTCATAACAGAGGTATACAGAAATCATGGACACAAAACAATGACACATGAGAAAGGATTTTTCGCATACTCCATATGCATAGGTCCCACTGGTCCTAGTTGTACCAATTTGATTTTTGAGTCTGAtccaaaaaacaaaatggctaacaGTTTAAGTTTAGTATTGCTATTGCTTATTCGCTGAAAATGCATGGAACTTTCTTAGATATCAtttataggttccccttgttatcaaataattgaagaaGAAAATATCAGTCCTACATAGAACCgatataaagatcattcaatggtgagCGTCAAGATTCCttttgaatatgttttttttttttttacattctgGGTTTCCTGGTTTGTGAAACACCCGTTACGTTTTAAAGATATCGTTGATACTAAACTTGTGTAACAGTTGAGAGTATAAGGTCTCtgggtcaccttactagctcaaaACAGCGGAGTAaccctttagtctagtggtaggatgtttgccttgaaaGCGAAAGGTCGTTAGTTCGAAGCCCGGAACaagcagggtatttttcattactcctttcTATTACATTTATATGTCATCTTTTGTGGCATATTGTATGCAATTACATTTATCTGCGATCAGTTATTCCGAgctacaatatacaaaaaaaatggaTATCGTATAAAcgtgtacatgtagctataaaGTAATAGGATAACTTgtcttttgatatttttttaactgTAGCTAGTCTATAAATAAGCACATAATCCATAGCTTGAACGCATACTGAAATATAAATCTAGAAGATatgtgataacatatataatatattctcTGTATTTCTATGGGTATTTAGATATTCAGAAGTACAAGACCGACATATATTACTTGCATGCTACCTATTATCATTATCTCcgtattacctccctttgtgcTTTACTGCGCATGGGTAAGTATACGTCAACACAGAAACTTCCGGGACTTTTAGAGTAAATCTTATTTTGACGTGACGATGGAGTAGAGGCTTGATCATCGCATAGTTTTACCAAATAATGACGTCTATAGAATAGAATCAGCCAAGATATCAAGTGTAAAACTAAATATTGAATATGGCGACGCCGACTGGAGCGGAGGGAGGCACCACGCCCCCCGGAGGAGCAGATTCCGCGGACACAGATGCAGGGACATTTTATGAGTGCAACATTTGCCTAGACACTGCACGTGATCCAGTTGTCAGCATGTGTGGACATTTGTTTTGGTACGACTGACAAGTTGTTTGGGTAACATTTGTCTTTGGGGATTGCTTTGGTCAACCACATAAATCGGACGCTCTATCAAGgaataattattatcataattctACTTCATAAAACATGACATTATCTATTCAGATTTGGAACTACTGCTAATTGAATAGCCCGAGTTCcctctggccctgataccatgtctAGCTACTAATTGAATAGATGGCGGCGCTCTATTGATCCATAATGCTTGACTCTGTATTATATTGACTCAATAGAAGCTAGCTCTTGTAACCAGATGTATTGtgtgttaacatgttttgtgaTGGTCAACAGTATACGTATATATCTCAtgtatcagaactggactgggcttAACACATGTGGTATGGAATTAATATAGCTTAAATGGTTAAAGCTGGTTGTTGCATTTTCCCTCTTCTGTTTATCATTGCATCAGATTTGCGATCAGAATGTCCATACAGTGTATCTGGTGTCTGAAAATCCAAAGAATTGAATAGACCGAGTACTATTGTGCACAAGATTAATTAGTCCAAAGGGTTCAGacttatattatattattgcaTTATTTAGTTGTGGAATTTACTTCTTGACTTGTCAATATTGATACacacaccaaaaaaaaaaatctgcctACAAATTTCCATCCATTTAATAGAGACTTATTCAGGGTGGGAGACCCACTATGGCGTGGCttgttagtgtacatgtatacacagcaGGTGTGAAGGCAATTAGTCTGACATAATTAGGAATGGGCTAGTCGTGCCTGGCTCAGATCGGCCATACATCAAGTCTCCGACCCTCTGGCCATTTAAGCAATGGCGCGGTTAATTAATATTGTACATTAAAAGAATTAAAGACCTtcatttcaaaagcaaataggTCTTGTAATGATTGATAATGATTTTCTCACATGAAAATGATATGAATGTGGAGATATTCTACAGACCAGTAACAAGACATTTGTACAGACTGCCATCTTTGATTGACCATGGGTAATATGGTAGTAAAAGTTGAGTCAAAATGATGTACAAACTGAAGttagaacccccccccccccatgctTAATCAGTATTGGTTTAAAGATGATGTCTgttaaaatgatgtaaataaagtaacatgttttttaaaagaagATTATCATTACAGCTGGCCCTGCCTTCATCAGTGGTTGGAGACTCGTCCACAGAGACAGATGTGTCCAGTGTGTAAAGCAGGTATCGGCAAGGACAAGGTTATTCCAGTGTATGGCAGGGGCTCCAGCAACCAGCAGGACCCAAGGTTTGTGTGGAATTCTGGATACTCAAGCATAGGATATCCATTCATTAGTGACGACAACAACGATATTTCATGACTGTTTTGGTTATGCCAATATCACGGATGTTATTAATTTGTCTGTGATCttgaattttgtattttcttgtCTCAATCTGTATagatgtaaccctggtaaataccagtGCCATTACAcagctcggctagagagatcttctgtttagcttgatcggttgagcataagactagtaagtCAGGGGTCTTGGGTTTGATCCCCATATTAAGAATGAGGAAACTTTGAATAATTTGTGTTTGGAAATGACCAATTTACCATTTATTTTCGTTACTGTTTGTAGAATTTACAACTGAATATCTTAATGAATGTAGATCAAACTTCATGTATTCATTAATGAGAATCTGTGGCTAATTGTGTATATTGAAAACCTGTCTTCACCACTTTGGCTTTGACTTAAACCTTTGACGCATGATAAAATCCCATCTTTCTTTACAGAGAAAAACTGCCACCAAGACCTGCAGGTCAAAGATCTGAACCAGAAAATCAAGGAGGGGTACGTTACTATAAAGATGTGTAGTGTTTTGAATTTACATATCAGAATTACTAACTTAATTAAAAAGCTTACAACTTCACTATCATGTCGAGTCAAATACCCAGGTAATGCTGTATACCATTGTTGTCCTTTgacaattttgatataaatttgattaaaatctaATTTAGATGTAAGAAAGTACAGTAAAACTTGGATAAGTCGAAATCatcgggaccaagcaaaatatttgaCTTATCCGATGGTTTGACTTATCTGTGTCCATTTGTATATGGAGACAAAATACACAAGTATAATCGGCTGTATGCATAACAAGTGCTTGATAACATGGTcgaaaataaacaagaaatgataaagtaattaattgtacataacaattatttgtttatctaataaacaatattgtgcacgGTTACAGAGCAAAACAAAATTCATGAGTAAAATAATCTTTGCCATACAGACAGGCGATTACACACGGAGTCGTACTCATTACTgcataatattctatgaaaacgatacatacattataagaatataaatgtatatgttgtacTCACATTATTTCTCTTAAAACCCGTTTATATTGTTCTACAATTAAATATTGTGAAACAATGAACAGTTCAGGAAAATTTGATCGACAGTAcgcgtgctgattttgtatAAAACGTGAAGGCCGTGGTCAGTGTTTATCGGCTGCATGATTGTGCATTGCGACAATGTTTTGTACAGAATAAAAACATCCAGCATATTAGTGTTGCTATTTTATCAGTgtattcagaatttaggcataGATTAATAAATCGATGACAGACCAAGTATTTTTACTTTGCATTTTTCGTGTGgaaaatatgtaatttatcgtttATTTTTTCCTTATATTTTTCGGCGGTCATGTGTTAACAGAACACAGTAGGTCATGATGTTAtggtttgtagactaaaacattttatattaagtTATGTATACCCAaacgttttacttcacctgTGCACTTGTATTAACAATGTGATGATGTGTGACCGACAGCCAGAAACTAACAACAGGCTCTGGTGACACTGTTACGGCtgatcggtcacactcggtcaatcaAGCCGATGTCaacaaattttacctgagaaaGCATGACGCCTTTgatgttcgacacaaaaatggaaattttggtatagtttagaagggagggaccacaaaatatattcgacacaaccgcagtattcgattcaacagtaTTCAAATCATCCGtgtttaatttactaagatGACGGGAAAAAATTGGGACCGAACGAAACATTCGACTCATCTGATGTATTCGATTCAAGTGTGTTTGACACAAGTTAGTTTTACTGTAGCAAAACAAATATGAACCTGAATATGcagtagttgttggtgttgaTAGACCTTTCTATGTTCACCTCCTGTAGTTAATACCAAACTGTTCGTATTCTCTAGGGATTCCCAGGATttggttttggagatggaggatTCCACATGTCATTTGGAATTGGTGCTTTTCCTTTTGGAATTTTTGCCTCAACATTTAATTTCAATGATGGACGACCAGGCCCAGGTAAACATTCATATCACATTTGCAACAGTTTCTCGCCTTTGGGAAAATGAACTAATGTCTCACCCTTATTACAATGTCTCACCTTTGGGAAAATGAAACAATGTCTCACCTTTGGCAAAATGAAACAATGTCTCACCTTTGGCAAAATGAAACAATGTCTCACCTTTGGCAAAATGAAAGTGTTTGAATGCAGCATTGTTATAAACAACCAATGAATAATccaatttattttaacaaataattatTATTGCAAACAgcaataaatacatttttttggaatcaatattttttgtatctATTTTCAAAATTCCACTCTTATTCTGTATGTGTAAATATTCTTCATTCCAGCACCACCTGGTTCGCCACAGAATCGTGAGGAACAATTCCTGTCAAAAGTGTTTCTATGGGTAGCAGTGCTCTTTCTCTTCTACTTGCTCATTGCATAGTCAACCTCAAGGAACATGTTACcaagtgaaaaaaaattctatttAGAATTGTGAGTGATGGATCCAGGAAGGAGGGGAATTGGTTGAATAGTAAATAGAATTCATTAAATTAACCAAATCAAGTTGACCTATTTACAACACTTTCCCTTTAGAATTTGAACTACGTTTAAAAATTCGCCTCTAAGTGCTCCGTGGTGAAAATGTTGCAGGATGTAAGTTTTCATTGCTACAAGAAGTGTGTAGGTGTGGAGAGAAAAATGAAATCCTGGATCTATGTTTTCTTGTAAATTGTTGTGATTGTAATGTCAGCCATGCTGACAGATCCTGTGGCCATTGatgaatattaaaatgaaaaaccTTCTAGAGTAGATTTCAAATAAATTGTGTTCATTAGATACTCAGAAAATGGTAAAAGGTATTTTAAAAGAGGATTTCTTGTTTTCTCTTTGTAAGATTAAGCATTAAATCAAGCATCATGGTGCCCAACTCCGAAATCAtcttaacattatttttaaaagaaagattTTGTGCTTACTATattaataaatgtacatatttaagcAGTCATCTTAGTAATTCTGCTAAAATTATGACTGCGCTAATTTCAAAATCCTTTAATTTTCTATGGCAAATATTGTGGAATGCGCAAATCCATCACTGCACAAATCTTTAAATTCAGTTTTGTGCTTAAATTTGAGTGCACCACCGCATacagcacaggggcttggcaagATTTCCTACCCACGGCCATTATGTATGGACTGTGGGTTGGAAATTCATGCTAAGTCCCAGTGGTTTAAAGtattaaaatacaatgtacaaaaattgtatattgaaattcaTTTCTAATACCAATGATGGAGAAGGctaaatatctttatttccaGACATGAATGAACCAGAAAGTAGTTAAAATGTT
This genomic interval carries:
- the LOC117332669 gene encoding E3 ubiquitin-protein ligase RNF185-like; the protein is MATPTGAEGGTTPPGGADSADTDAGTFYECNICLDTARDPVVSMCGHLFCWPCLHQWLETRPQRQMCPVCKAGIGKDKVIPVYGRGSSNQQDPREKLPPRPAGQRSEPENQGGGFPGFGFGDGGFHMSFGIGAFPFGIFASTFNFNDGRPGPAPPGSPQNREEQFLSKVFLWVAVLFLFYLLIA
- the LOC117332668 gene encoding coiled-coil domain-containing protein 152-like, with the translated sequence MDGGEQSTPKNKNEKCLELDTIIDTFDNWQLAIVDLLKRKTELSEEAKQFRTDKERIERKNAELEKTVSDLQGMIDTLHKQLHTVCDLEESIRNSQEEVKKKTSELLDAKSEIHTEKVKHAKLVEEMQEEHSKEINKLIEKLNREKTTEVDKRQEIIEQKNDEIHQMQQKMDKSNTEKESEILKLSMDYENKLSKLKQKTSIPPAQSSSSNQEIFRKKLQHLKTEYDREVNHLKYTISDLQEKLATQGNLGRMPLSSGKKRRI